The sequence below is a genomic window from Lolium perenne isolate Kyuss_39 chromosome 4, Kyuss_2.0, whole genome shotgun sequence.
AAGAAAAACTTTGACCAATAATTGATCAAAAAACATAAATTATATGTCACAAAATTAGACCGTCATATATTTTCtaaatataattcatattttgtTGATCAAACTAATGATCAAAGTTTTTTCAAAGCACATGCATGCCTGTGCCTGTTAAACTGAATCGGAGGAAGTATAAAAAGATTAGTTTAGTTGTCATGAAGCTACGTCTGATGCACCTGATGGCATTGAAGCAAGTCTGAAATCTAAAAGCCTGTTGAAATGGTATGAATATGTGGCTCGAGACTTTGAACTTGCCCGAGAGGGGTGCATATAGGAAGTAAGTTCTCAAGTAAATCGTATTTTGAACTACGTATTCATACCTTAGCTACAGTTTGGACAACATACAATAATTATACAGAACCGGGTCAAAATTGTTACCATTAGGACTATACATGCTCAAATATATTCATATATGGGGATATAGATCTTCACAATAGTGATTTTCTCTGAAGCCTAAGTACTAGTTTGTATTCACTTCATTTCCTATTAGCACAAATTTAGATATATCCAAATCAACGACAATCAATACGAAGAGGAGAATACAATGTAACTCGGTCTGCGCCAAATCTAGATTCCTGCCTCCTCCACTTCACACTAGGCGTTGATAACTCTGTGCGGGCGATTGAGCGCGAAAGCATGTCGCTGGCATCAACACGAGGTCGTGCGTGTCTACATAGTAGCGTGATatgagctgtacatgttggcttgCTTGTCGAACACCAAAGTGCAGAGCATGATGTACCGAATGGCACCCTTTGCTTGACGTGCGACCCAGTCATATGCGTGTGCGCCAGCCGTCACAACCAATGTAACCACCGCTGGAAAATTATGCTTTGAAAACGCCAGACTGCTTACGACGTGCCCAGGCGGTCGACGTTCAGGGTACACACCATTTTTCTTTTTACCGTTTCTTGCTTGCCTCGCCTAGGTCCACGCTTGAAGGGCTCCATCTGCAATTGTTCAAAACTCTTGAAGGGCTGAACTGATCGGACCAGTTGTTTCTGTCGTTTGTCACCGCTCGAGCTTGTGACTTCGTGCTCGAATGCATCACCGATGGTGACTAGGTGAACTTTTTTTTTCCGGCATGTATATTAATTTAGTTGTAAATGCATCACTTTCTTCTCCATCAATAAAAAAGACAAATATTTTGCcttgtttttttttaaaaaaactgtAAGCCATTTGTTTGTTTGTTCCTTTGTTAGTCCATTCATGCAAACACGTGCCACATGTTGAATAGTCTGCCAGCTAACGACTCCAATGAAATAGTCCGTAAAACATTTGTATGTCTAATACTGTTGAACCTCTGTCCCATTGCTGAAATATTTGTTTTTTTAAACCACGCAGGAGAACTGCGTATTTCATCACTAGAAGGAGAAGTCGACATGCACTGAAGAATCCTGATAGGGTAGAAATCTATACCGCCTGTGCCAAATTAGTCAACGCAGATTTAGTCAAATTTGTCCTATATACGCACATAGAATATGTTTCTAGAGTCAATTTATTACGTAGGTTTGCTATTTTTTTAAACCGTGCGAACTAATTTGAAATGGAGGAAGTACTTTCTCCGTTCACTAATGTAAGACATTGCCTTTTTCGTAAATGTATGTCTCTATGTGTTTTACTGTAAAGGTGTGTTCATTTTGGTCTATATATAGTCCAATTTAAAATATCTAAAAGGTTTCGGGAATTATATTGCACGTATGTGAGGATTTTCACCCCCCCACACGTGATGCTATCTGGTCCGTCATTTTTGGATCCAACAGCTTGGATGCCAACTTTTGATTTCTCTAAAAAGACAAAATTGTGGGTCTACCTATACTTTTACCCTGGCAACTTCCATGAACATCGAGGTAGGGAACGAGTGCACAAACGTGCCAATATATCAGGGTCCAAAAGTTTTACATTTGCGTCCGAGGGCGTGAACGTGCGAATATATTAGGGTTCAATGGTTTTACATTAGTGCAGCCTGTCAATATATTAGTGTCTTGATACCTTTAAATTTAGATAAAGTTAAAACATGTTTAataagatggaggcagcagtattTTATCGTGTCCAGTGAAAGTCTTCTCGCAAGGAGCCACTAGCATAGACGAGATCGCCGCAGCATAGTTTCGTCAAGTACCGTAGCTGCTGGAAGTCATAGACAGTTAGACACCGTCCGTAAGAAATTGGGAGTTCACGGTCGGGGAAGGTGAGGTACAACTCCGTTCCCGCCACGCCTCTCGTTGTCTTTCCGATGATCTCATCCCTCTTTTAAAACCCCTTGCCGGCGCCTCGCCGCATAATCGTTCTCTTCTCCGCAAGCGCGCGCTTTCGTCTGGCACGATCGCCATGGAGGACGAGAGGAATGGCAGCGGATCTGCTGCCGAGAAGAGCCGCTTCTTCCGTGACGCGCGCGTGGAGGCGATGCAGCGGCGCGTCGACGCGGTGCACTCCGAGGCCGAGGACCCCTACACGATCTTCCGCCTCCCGGCCACCGTGCGCGGGCGGCACCCGGACCTGTACGAGCCCAAGGTCGTGTCCGTGGGGCCCTACTACCACGGCCGCGCCGGGCTCGGCGCCGCGCAGCAGCACAAGTGGCGCCTCCTCCGAGACTTCCTCTCTCGGGGGAGCAGCGAGAACGCCGACGACGGCCAGCTGGGCGCGTGCCTGCGCGCGGCGTCCGCGCTCGAGGCCGACGCGCGGCGGTGCTACGCGGAGGGGTTCGACGAGGTGGGCGCCGACGACTTCGCGGAGATGCTGGTGCTGGACGGCTGCTTCCTGCTGGAGTTCTTCCTGCGCAAGGGCGAGGGGCAACTGGCGGCGCCGGGGGGCGCCAAGTGGGCGTGGCAGCACATGTACCACGACGTGCTCCTCCTGGAGAACCAGATCCCCTTCTTCGTCCTCGAGAAGCTGCACGCGCTCGCCTTCCCCGGCGAGGGCGATCGCGACGCGCTCCTCGACATCTTCTACAAGGCCTTCGCCGGGGACCTGCCGTCGAGCCGTGCCATCCGGCCGCGCAGCGGCAAGACGATCCACCACCTGCTGCACCTGCACTACGAGTGCAACGTGCGCAACCCGTCCACGGACGCCGGCGACATCAAGGCGCGCAAGGCCAACGGCAACGGCAGCGGCGACGCCAACGGCGCGTCGCTGGCCGTGTGGAAGCAGTCGCCGGTCCCGTCCCCGCGGTCCAGCGACGGCGCCGTGAAGGGCCGGCTGACGTCGATGGTGCCGCAGGCGGCCAAGATGGAGGACGCCGGCGTGACGTTCAAGCGGAAGCCGACCCCGCGCGACATGTTCGACATCAGCTTCCGGTACGGCGTGCTGCACATGCCGGCGTTCGTGGTGGACGAGGCCGCCAAGGTGCTGCTGGCCAACCTGGTGGCGTtcgagcagggcggcggccgcgCCGCGAGGCAGCTGGACGGGGGGAACCTGGTGACCGGGTTCGTGGCGCTCGTGGGGTCTCTGGTGAACACGGCGCGGGACGTGGAG
It includes:
- the LOC127295571 gene encoding UPF0481 protein At3g47200-like, translated to MEDERNGSGSAAEKSRFFRDARVEAMQRRVDAVHSEAEDPYTIFRLPATVRGRHPDLYEPKVVSVGPYYHGRAGLGAAQQHKWRLLRDFLSRGSSENADDGQLGACLRAASALEADARRCYAEGFDEVGADDFAEMLVLDGCFLLEFFLRKGEGQLAAPGGAKWAWQHMYHDVLLLENQIPFFVLEKLHALAFPGEGDRDALLDIFYKAFAGDLPSSRAIRPRSGKTIHHLLHLHYECNVRNPSTDAGDIKARKANGNGSGDANGASLAVWKQSPVPSPRSSDGAVKGRLTSMVPQAAKMEDAGVTFKRKPTPRDMFDISFRYGVLHMPAFVVDEAAKVLLANLVAFEQGGGRAARQLDGGNLVTGFVALVGSLVNTARDVEVLRRSGIMHCMVTHDEAVRYFSHVVQYTTMDYDRHLLACLFRDIREHCQWSR